AACGCCTCCTCTGAAAGATCGTTAAAGTTCTCATTAACACTCAGATTGAAAACTGCTGACAACCGGAGCAAAGATGCCTTTATAAGCTCCACTGCCTGTTTGGAATTTTCAGTTTTTTTATCTGAGCAGAGAGAATTTTCAGGTTCTCTGTTTCTTAGACTTTGTTCAGAGGTAACCTTCCGACCCTCATTTGCAGACTTACTACTTCGGGCAGAGTGGTTTGCTGTTTTGTTTTCATTTGCAATACGTTCATACAGGTTGCTGAAACGGCAATCTTTCTGGCCCTTTCTTTCACCGAACCCCTGCACATCTTCAGGTCTTCTTGAAGATTGTGTTCGGTCCATCCGGTTTTTGCTTCCCGTATGATCTGCGGAAAAAGAAAACAAAATCGCATCGGATCTCATGCACTCACCCCCTTTCTACTTTTAAGTTACCCACAAAACCCCCCTTTAATTAATTACAGGCTCTCCGAGCATCCTGCTCAACCTCGAAGCCTTTGCTCTGCTCAAAGCAGCAAGGATTCTTCCCTTTTGCCTGTCATCATTAATGGAGGTCACTATTCTCAGCGCAAGCTCATCATCAAGAGTTTCGATGATTGCAGCAGCTTCTGCTGGCCTCATCGCCCCGTATAGTCTTGCAAGCTCTCTTACCCTGTCTTCATCGAGACCGGCACCCTTATCCACCAGAGTCTCCAGACTGCTGCGTTTTTCTGCTAACCGTTCTCTTTCCCTGACAATTTCTCTCTGAAGAATATCGAGTCTCTCTTTCTGGGCCTGATTTCTGGCACGCTCCTCTTCCAGTTGAGCCCGCTGCTGCTGAATTGCCAGAAAAGTTTTGGTATTCACCGCAGCAAGCGAATCTCTTCTGGAGCTCTGACGAACCGTCTCGATCTGTTTAAGCCTGCTTTCAACATCTCCGGAGGGACCAAATTCTATTCGGGCAGTTCCGGTCAGAAAAAGGATAAGCAGATAAATGATCGGAAACGAAACACACATCACTACAGCAATGGCGATAATGTCTTTCAATCTGAGGTTCATAATTGTTTTTTTCCTTCATTAGACAATTTGCGCATTTAAGAGATATGCAATCCCTATGCCACACCCTGAACACAAACAGCACCACAGTCTTAATGCTTTTAAAATCAACACACTACATACTAACCAATCGATATCACAAAATTCAATCGGTACAGATTATCAGCAGCAAAGGGCAGCATATTCCCCTGCCGGGGAAAAGTTTTCCCTTGAACTCCCCCTCTCTTTTTAGGGAGTGTTGTTGCTTTTGAAAACAGAAAGTAAACAATTAGATTTTTTTCTCTGATTCTCAATAATAAGCCGCTCACTTATACGAAGTAACTGATGTGTAAGGAGAAAAAACGGTTTTTTTTAAGGTTTATGCAAACCAAAGCACACACCTGCTATATTTATTGTTATATTTGTATACATAAAAACCCTCAGGAGTGATCAAAGCCGTAGAATTAACTTTTTCCAGCACCCCCCTGGTTACCAGGTTTTGCTGTAACAGTGTGAGTAAACTATATTTATGAAATATCCTTATACACCCGACAGTCCCCTTATACTCGCATCATGCTCACCGCGCAGAAGGGAAATACTGTCGCAAATGGGGTTAAGTTTTGAATGTGCAGATCCGGATATTGGAGATGAGCGATCTTATCTGGACACTTCTGATCTGGAGAATTCCCTACGCACTCTTGCTTCTGCGAAAGCCAAATCAGTTGCGGGTAAAAATCCCCGGGCTCTGGTTCTTGGAGCTGATACTATAGTGGTAAAAGAGGGAGAGATTTTTGGCAAACCAGGCAATAAAGAAAACGCTTTTAAGATGCTTAAGAAGCTCTCCGGTTCAGATCATCTTGTTATAACGGCGGTATCTCTTGAATGCCTGGAGGAGCAGTTCTCCCTTTCAGTTGCAGAGAAAACCAGGGTGGTTTTCAGAGATCTGAGTGATGAAGAAATAGAAGCATATCTTACATCGGAAGAATATCGTGATAAAGCCGGTGCATATGCGATTCAGGGGAAAGCGATGGTTTTCATAAAAAGAATCGAAGGTTGTTACTATAACGTGGTGGGACTGCCAGTCACAGCCACACTGGAATTAATTAAAAGGTTTATTGCACGAAAGGAATCTTTAGATGTCCGATAAAACAGAAAACACCTACTCAGCCGAGGAATCAAATGACCGGGTGGGAGACATCCTTAGAAAAGAACGAATCACTCGCCGCATAGCAATAGAGACAATTGCTAAAGACCTCAAGCTTAATGTCAAGTATATTAAAGCACTTGAGTCAAGTGATTTCAATTCACTTCCGGCAGACCCCTATATACGGGTTTACCTGCGTTCACTGGCAAAATACCTCTCGCTTGATCCCGAGGAGATCCTCTCTACCTTTTACAAAGAAAAAGGTATCAGCTCTGAGATGGAGAAAGGGAGCTCTTCCAAAATTCAGGTCAGCATGCAGGACACAGAGATTAAAAAACAAAACCCGACCTTCATTTTTGCCATCATACTGATTATTCTCTTTGGAGCGTTCATTTTCATAGCCAACAGAAGGGGCTGGATATCAACTCCAGAGGATCACTATCAGTACAGCTCAACACAGGAGGAAGCAGATCAGGAGTTGCTCCCGGAGGACAGCCTTGCAGTAATCCCTGTTTCTATTGAGGCAGACACCACCGAAGAAGAGTCTCCGGAAGAGGCGCAGCCTGCAGAACCGGTTGAGATGAATCTTGAACTCAGTGCCCAAAGGGATTCTGTCTGGGTACAGGTTTTCAGTGACGGGCAGTCGTGGAAAAATTTCATCAAACGCAACAGCCCCCGCACATTTACGGCCGTGGACAGTTTCAATGTCCACGTTGGCAACAATTCTCTTCTGGATATCAAATTTGACGGCGAACCTCTAAACCTGGGCGGTTCAGGCGTAGTCACCTTTAAACTTGACAGAGAAACTCAGGAAACCTGGCCTCTGAGCAAATGGAACAGGGTTTTCAGAGGACGACTGTAAATCAGAATGTGGATAGATATCCATGCACACCTGTTTGATCTCTCACCACAAGAGCTAAAAAACTGTATCGGTGAAGCTCAGAGAAGTGGTATTTGCAGAGTCATTAACAATTCTGTCTCCTTAAGCACGGCTGAAACGGTTATCCGGCAATGCCACGAGAGTCAGCCGTTGCTCAAAGGTGCCGTGGGCATATCCCCTTTTGATGTAAAAAACCAGCCTGCTCACTGGCTCTCCCAACTGAAAAAACTGGCTGAAGACAAACATGTTATTGCTGTCGGAGAGATTGGTCTTGATACCAGCAATCCCGTTTATCCACCCTATGATGAA
Above is a genomic segment from Chitinispirillum alkaliphilum containing:
- a CDS encoding Flagellar protein FlbB: MNLRLKDIIAIAVVMCVSFPIIYLLILFLTGTARIEFGPSGDVESRLKQIETVRQSSRRDSLAAVNTKTFLAIQQQRAQLEEERARNQAQKERLDILQREIVRERERLAEKRSSLETLVDKGAGLDEDRVRELARLYGAMRPAEAAAIIETLDDELALRIVTSINDDRQKGRILAALSRAKASRLSRMLGEPVIN
- a CDS encoding Transcriptional regulator, with translation MSDKTENTYSAEESNDRVGDILRKERITRRIAIETIAKDLKLNVKYIKALESSDFNSLPADPYIRVYLRSLAKYLSLDPEEILSTFYKEKGISSEMEKGSSSKIQVSMQDTEIKKQNPTFIFAIILIILFGAFIFIANRRGWISTPEDHYQYSSTQEEADQELLPEDSLAVIPVSIEADTTEEESPEEAQPAEPVEMNLELSAQRDSVWVQVFSDGQSWKNFIKRNSPRTFTAVDSFNVHVGNNSLLDIKFDGEPLNLGGSGVVTFKLDRETQETWPLSKWNRVFRGRL
- a CDS encoding Septum formation protein Maf, with the protein product MKYPYTPDSPLILASCSPRRREILSQMGLSFECADPDIGDERSYLDTSDLENSLRTLASAKAKSVAGKNPRALVLGADTIVVKEGEIFGKPGNKENAFKMLKKLSGSDHLVITAVSLECLEEQFSLSVAEKTRVVFRDLSDEEIEAYLTSEEYRDKAGAYAIQGKAMVFIKRIEGCYYNVVGLPVTATLELIKRFIARKESLDVR